In one Epinephelus moara isolate mb chromosome 6, YSFRI_EMoa_1.0, whole genome shotgun sequence genomic region, the following are encoded:
- the si:ch211-261d7.6 gene encoding zinc finger protein 208 isoform X2: MENSHGRTSQKEPGIQINSGITKHHTYECPDCGKCYGVIGHFLNHQRSHRQASKSVFHDLEHLKKKSFQCESCGRNYSRASALDAHRRCHEEKLVKSRNRSSGDACPTEESIVEAKPVENRAKDTPEKTFKCSCGKAFTALMRLKTHQRFSRNSQCSPEEKQEKPKKGLNEFYCTECKKAFSGHIALFNHQRWHENHSHDSAKRYPCEECGKVFMTLTFYYRHQRMAHSDETPAKSFLHQVCQLQKKAFECKDCGLKFSRASALHSHQLHHTDVFRETEKEAQTGTSLLPQQKTLESKTKDTEQEEVKSENVLPTSITEEDSHANETDEELESYEPGDFNVQVISASESEDEPVQDLNPDLELLCESDQEVRDDGSAGVSSGIPVSKPGLDLKIVQIDFGEADEPCALVAREAESKTTGERFDCPECYRWFSSASSLRVHRMWHGVRKRKQQTQGQSVAAHTCDTSGHETSSYAAHCSDIQQHKNQNTSNDDDEAEGLEKKNLTCNECGKCFSRLSALVSHQLHHPKRKQFQCPHCMMCYSYAASLFNHMKNCSTQKKENISATKKEYNPKKTLLGPKIYHCEQCGKGFWSLGAYSHHKQSQTQCVDLRLRKGVTGSLHSVNGHPRFKVACPVCGRKFRHKGIMALHMRKHENGNHKCELCNRSFRLFSSLLRHQVVHNDQLLPPPIKSFQHQVEQLKKNTYSCPDCGKLFSRAKALQFHMKSHGYETGHSPSSPRSAVTLEDLQCATCLAHFSNKASLRAHQKLCIKREPSENNDSLTWHKDSVDVSRQKSSEQITVHTEVKSEIDSGELKMEIQTDEGNLENPGTTNLKYKCKKCDRSFSVVGALNFHKRIHAEGYKSVEKANLGMPIMLKKPKQEEPSKGLFHCSDCGRRFMSNSALGSHKRWHKEKKFSRSLLKDDDLKSVSHKTEDGPFQCHKCGKQFFNHLVLQRHQTFNPQCQTKTEPEPGSGKSVESNSTLENSEFSCPECHKTFEQGSILAVHYENEHSNTLTAGDHQGDGLGVVEQVPEHVKVNLNGSKPVSSTLMPKAHQCPFCSLVFAKARGLRAHKWQAHSKRTKGKKPDILRMKPVPIAPKSEVKQTHDISTVAMKNSPVARGKKKIPSDPTPHVNSVLCLDCGKQCSSPNTLLDHKKECPVIKHESKQVIQTPETTAEVSPPLSRLSEHTAKCLFKCDKCGKAFQTEEQLGSHKTKAKSRPYCCALCCHGFWTENQLQQHLAWHDEVRCRLPNEVRYRLSAAMTSKPLKPNVPSADPTGTSFPSPDSKSQSSHKCQHCGKAFLSPTALQKHETQHCNNDSYHCSICPRTFSEIQDLIDHHQECIGDYKRQSDAPAAVSSGDTNGLTCLECGTTFCQETDLHQHYIEHARRVY, translated from the coding sequence ATGGAGAACAGCCATGGTCGAACCTCTCAAAAGGAGCCTGGTATTCAAATAAATTCTGGGATAACAAAGCACCACACCTATGAATGTCCAGACTGTGGGAAATGTTATGGTGTGATCGGACACTTTCTCAACCATCAGCGGTCACACAGACAAGCCTCGAAATCTGTTTTTCATGACCTTGAACATTTGAAAAAGAAGTCGTTTCAGTGCGAGTCTTGTGGGCGGAATTATTCTCGCGCTTCAGCTCTGGATGCGCACCGTCGCTGTCATGAGGAGAAGTTAGTAAAGTCACGAAACAGGAGTTCAGGAGATGCATGTCCCACTGAGGAGTCAATAGTTGAAGCCAAGCCTGTTGAAAACCGGGCGAAGGACACTCCTGAAAAAACTTTTAAGTGTTCATGTGGGAAAGCTTTTACTGCTCTGATGCGCCTTAAAACACATCAAAGATTTAGCCGCAACAGTCAGTGCTCTCCAGAGGAAAAGCAAGAAAAACCAAAGAAAGGCCTCAACGAGTTTTACTGTACTGAGTGTAAGAAGGCTTTCAGCGGCCATATCGCCCTCTTTAACCATCAGCGATGGCATGAGAATCACTCACATGATTCTGCGAAAAGATACCCATGTGAGGAATGTGGGAAAGTATTTATGACTCTAACGTTCTACTACAGACATCAGCGCATGGCGCACAGTGACGAGACCCCGGCAAAGTCATTTCTTCATCAAGTGTGTCAGCTGCAGAAGAAGGCATTTGAATGTAAAGATTGTGGGCTAAAGTTTTCCAGGGCCTCAGCACTTCACTCCCATCAGCTTCATCACACGGATGTTTTCAGAGAAACGGAGAAGGAGGCTCAGACGGGCACCTCTCTGCTACCTCAACAGAAAACTctggaaagcaaaacaaaagacacTGAGCAGGAAGAAGTGAAATCAGAGAACGTGCTTCCCACCAGTATAACTGAAGAAGACTCACATGCAAATGAGACTGATGAAGAGTTGGAGAGTTATGAACCTGGGGACTTTAATGTACAGGTGATCAGTGCGAGTGAATCTGAGGACGAGCCTGTCCAAGACCTCAATCCTGATCTCGAGCTGCTGTGTGAATCAGATCAGGAAGTAAGAGACGATGGCAGCGCTGGAGTTTCCTCCGGTATCCCTGTTTCAAAACCAGGGCTGGATTTGAAAATTGTACAAATTGACTTTGGGGAAGCTGACGAGCCGTGTGCACTGGTAGCGAGGGAAGCCGAGAGTAAAACAACAGGAGAAAGATTTGATTGTCCAGAGTGTTACCGTTGGTTTTCTAGTGCTTCATCACTGCGTGTTCACAGAATGTGGCATGGCGTTCGTAAGAGGAAACAGCAGACTCAAGGTCAGTCAGTGGCAGCTCACACATGTGACACATCTGGACACGAAACCAGTAGCTATGCAGCACACTGCAGTGACATACAACAACACAAGAATCAAAACACTagcaatgatgatgatgaggcaGAGGGACTGGAGAAGAAAAATTTGACATGTAATGAGTGTGGTAAATGCTTCTCACGTTTATCTGCTTTAGTCTCCCATCAGCTGCATCATcccaaaagaaaacagtttcaaTGCCCACATTGCATGATGTGTTATTCGTATGCAGCCAGCCTGTTTAATCATATGAAAAACTGCTCCACACAGAAAAAGGAGAATATTTCAGCCACTAAGAAAGAATACAATCCAAAGAAAACCCTCCTAGGCCCAAAGATTTATCATTGCGAACAATGCGGGAAAGGTTTTTGGTCTCTAGGAGCTTACTCCCACCACAAGCAAAGTCAGACTCAGTGTGTAGATTTGAGGCTAAGAAAAGGGGTCACAGGGTCTTTGCACTCTGTTAATGGACACCCGCGCTTCAAGGTTGCATGTCCAGTGTGCGGTAGAAAGTTTCGTCACAAAGGAATTATGGCACTGCACATGCGAAAACACGAAAACGGGAATCACAAGTGTGAACTCTGCAACAGATCGTTCCGTCTCTTCTCCAGCCTCCTCAGACACCAGGTTGTGCATAATGACCAGTTACTCCCACCGCCCATTAAGTCTTTTCAGCATCAGGTGGAGCAACTGAAAAAGAACACTTACAGCTGTCCTGACTGCGGGAAGCTGTTTTCACGGGCAAAAGCACTTCAGTTTCACATGAAAAGCCATGGGTACGAGACTGGGCACTCGCCATCATCGCCAAGATCTGCTGTCACGCTTGAGGATCTGCAGTGTGCAACGTGCCTcgcacatttcagcaacaaggCCTCTTTGAGGGCTCATCAGAAACTTTGCATTAAAAGAGAACCCTCAGAAAATAATGATTCCCTGACATGGCACAAAGATAGTGTGGATGTCAGCAGACAGAAAAGCTCTGAGCAAATAACAGTACATACTGAAGTAAAGAGTGAAATAGACAGTGGGGAGCTAAAGATGGAAATTCAAACAGACGAAGGCAACTTAGAAAACCCAGGCACAACCAATTTGaaatacaaatgcaaaaagTGTGACAGAAGCTTTTCAGTAGTCGGAGCTTTAAATTTTCATAAAAGAATTCATGCTGAAGGTTACAAATCTGTAGAAAAAGCTAACTTGGGCATGCCCATAATGCTTAAGAAACCTAAGCAGGAAGAGCCGAGTAAAGGACTATTTCACTGTTCAGACTGTGGGAGGAGATTCATGTCCAACTCTGCCCTCGGCTCCCACAAAAGATggcacaaagaaaagaaattttCACGATCCTTGCTTAAAGATGATGATTTGAAATCCGTTAGCCACAAGACAGAGGACGGACCTTTTCAGTGCCACAAATGTGGCAAACAGTTTTTTAACCATCTTGTTCTCCAGCGCCACCAGACGTTTAATCCTCAGTGTCAAACCAAAACTGAGCCTGAGCCCGGTTCTGGCAAGAGTGTCGAGAGCAACAGCACACTGGAAAATTCAGAGTTTTCGTGTCCAGAATGTCACAAAACATTTGAGCAAGGCTCAATTCTGGCTGTCCACTATGAAAATGAACACAGTAACACTTTGACAGCTGGAGATCATCAAGGAGACGGGCTCGGCGTGGTTGAACAAGTCCCAGAACACGTTAAAGTCAACTTGAATGGGAGTAAGCCCGTGTCATCAACACTGATGCCAAAAGCTCACCAGTGTCCTTTCTGCTCTTTGGTCTTTGCTAAAGCAAGGGGTCTGCGTGCCCACAAATGGCAGGCCCACTCAAAGAGGACAAAAGGTAAAAAGCCGGATATTTTGAGAATGAAACCGGTGCCCATTGCCCCAAAGAGTGAAGTCAAACAGACGCACGACATCAGTACAGTGGCGATGAAAAATAGCCCTGTTGccagaggaaagaagaaaatcCCATCGGACCCCACACCACATGTGAACTCTGTCCTATGCCTTGACTGTGGGAAGCAGTGCAGTTCTCCCAACACCCTCCTTGACCATAAGAAGGAGTGCCCGGTGATAAAGCACGAGTCTAAACAGGTGATCCAAACTCCTGAAACCACGGCAGAGGTTTCCCCACCCCTCAGCCGCCTGTCTGAGCATACAGCCAAATGCCTCTTCAAGTGTGATAAGTGTGGGAAAGCTTTCCAAACAGAGGAACAACTGGGAAGCCATAAAACCAAGGCGAAAAGCCGACCTTATTGTTGCGCCCTGTGCTGCCACGGCTTTTGGACCGAGAACCAGCTGCAGCAACACCTCGCCTGGCACGATGAAGTCCGCTGTCGTCTCCCCAACGAGGTTCGCTACAGGCTCAGCGCTGCTATGACCTCAAAGCCTTTAAAACCCAACGTCCCCTCTGCTGACCCCACAGGGACGTCCTTTCCATCCCCAGACAGCAAGTCACAAAGTAGCCATAAGTGCCAGCATTGTGGCAAAGCCTTTCTCTCACCGACTGCGTTACAAAAACACGAAACTCAGCACTGTAACAACGACTCGTATCATTGCTCTATCTGCCCCAGGACCTTCAGTGAGATACAGGACCTTATCGATCATCATCAGGAATGTATCGGTGATTACAAAAGGCAGAGTGATGCCCCCGCTGCTGTCTCCTCAGGAGATACCAATGGCCTTACTTGCCTCGAATGTGGAACTACTTTTTGTCAAGAAACTGATTTGCACCAGCACTACATTGAACATGCCCGCAGAGTGTATTAA
- the si:ch211-261d7.6 gene encoding zinc finger protein 208 isoform X1 produces the protein MDEAAAAAAINEDGAANNPRNGDTVSENNVGSSAEDTAQDTADGVFCCRDCGEAFREEAAYLEHRHQHSQENVYLDDQLDDLHDAEKDNETANFCTLCSLSFVEPSEFHLHMENSHGRTSQKEPGIQINSGITKHHTYECPDCGKCYGVIGHFLNHQRSHRQASKSVFHDLEHLKKKSFQCESCGRNYSRASALDAHRRCHEEKLVKSRNRSSGDACPTEESIVEAKPVENRAKDTPEKTFKCSCGKAFTALMRLKTHQRFSRNSQCSPEEKQEKPKKGLNEFYCTECKKAFSGHIALFNHQRWHENHSHDSAKRYPCEECGKVFMTLTFYYRHQRMAHSDETPAKSFLHQVCQLQKKAFECKDCGLKFSRASALHSHQLHHTDVFRETEKEAQTGTSLLPQQKTLESKTKDTEQEEVKSENVLPTSITEEDSHANETDEELESYEPGDFNVQVISASESEDEPVQDLNPDLELLCESDQEVRDDGSAGVSSGIPVSKPGLDLKIVQIDFGEADEPCALVAREAESKTTGERFDCPECYRWFSSASSLRVHRMWHGVRKRKQQTQGQSVAAHTCDTSGHETSSYAAHCSDIQQHKNQNTSNDDDEAEGLEKKNLTCNECGKCFSRLSALVSHQLHHPKRKQFQCPHCMMCYSYAASLFNHMKNCSTQKKENISATKKEYNPKKTLLGPKIYHCEQCGKGFWSLGAYSHHKQSQTQCVDLRLRKGVTGSLHSVNGHPRFKVACPVCGRKFRHKGIMALHMRKHENGNHKCELCNRSFRLFSSLLRHQVVHNDQLLPPPIKSFQHQVEQLKKNTYSCPDCGKLFSRAKALQFHMKSHGYETGHSPSSPRSAVTLEDLQCATCLAHFSNKASLRAHQKLCIKREPSENNDSLTWHKDSVDVSRQKSSEQITVHTEVKSEIDSGELKMEIQTDEGNLENPGTTNLKYKCKKCDRSFSVVGALNFHKRIHAEGYKSVEKANLGMPIMLKKPKQEEPSKGLFHCSDCGRRFMSNSALGSHKRWHKEKKFSRSLLKDDDLKSVSHKTEDGPFQCHKCGKQFFNHLVLQRHQTFNPQCQTKTEPEPGSGKSVESNSTLENSEFSCPECHKTFEQGSILAVHYENEHSNTLTAGDHQGDGLGVVEQVPEHVKVNLNGSKPVSSTLMPKAHQCPFCSLVFAKARGLRAHKWQAHSKRTKGKKPDILRMKPVPIAPKSEVKQTHDISTVAMKNSPVARGKKKIPSDPTPHVNSVLCLDCGKQCSSPNTLLDHKKECPVIKHESKQVIQTPETTAEVSPPLSRLSEHTAKCLFKCDKCGKAFQTEEQLGSHKTKAKSRPYCCALCCHGFWTENQLQQHLAWHDEVRCRLPNEVRYRLSAAMTSKPLKPNVPSADPTGTSFPSPDSKSQSSHKCQHCGKAFLSPTALQKHETQHCNNDSYHCSICPRTFSEIQDLIDHHQECIGDYKRQSDAPAAVSSGDTNGLTCLECGTTFCQETDLHQHYIEHARRVY, from the exons ATGGAcgaagctgctgctgccgctgcgaTCAATGAGGACGGAGCTGCTAACAACCCCCGCAATGGAGACACAGTGTCTGAAAACAACGTCGGTTCGTCGGCTGAGGACACCGCCCAGGACACCGCTGATG GGGTTTTCTGCTGTCGGGATTGTGGGGAAGCCTTCAGAGAGGAGGCAGCCTACTTGGAGCATCGCCATCAGCACTCGCAAGAAAACGTGTATTTAGACGACCAGTTGGATGATTTACATGATGCAGAAAAGGACAATGAAACAGCTAATTTCTGTACTTTATGTTCACTCTCATTTGTTGAACCAAGTGAATTCCACTTGCATATGGAGAACAGCCATGGTCGAACCTCTCAAAAGGAGCCTGGTATTCAAATAAATTCTGGGATAACAAAGCACCACACCTATGAATGTCCAGACTGTGGGAAATGTTATGGTGTGATCGGACACTTTCTCAACCATCAGCGGTCACACAGACAAGCCTCGAAATCTGTTTTTCATGACCTTGAACATTTGAAAAAGAAGTCGTTTCAGTGCGAGTCTTGTGGGCGGAATTATTCTCGCGCTTCAGCTCTGGATGCGCACCGTCGCTGTCATGAGGAGAAGTTAGTAAAGTCACGAAACAGGAGTTCAGGAGATGCATGTCCCACTGAGGAGTCAATAGTTGAAGCCAAGCCTGTTGAAAACCGGGCGAAGGACACTCCTGAAAAAACTTTTAAGTGTTCATGTGGGAAAGCTTTTACTGCTCTGATGCGCCTTAAAACACATCAAAGATTTAGCCGCAACAGTCAGTGCTCTCCAGAGGAAAAGCAAGAAAAACCAAAGAAAGGCCTCAACGAGTTTTACTGTACTGAGTGTAAGAAGGCTTTCAGCGGCCATATCGCCCTCTTTAACCATCAGCGATGGCATGAGAATCACTCACATGATTCTGCGAAAAGATACCCATGTGAGGAATGTGGGAAAGTATTTATGACTCTAACGTTCTACTACAGACATCAGCGCATGGCGCACAGTGACGAGACCCCGGCAAAGTCATTTCTTCATCAAGTGTGTCAGCTGCAGAAGAAGGCATTTGAATGTAAAGATTGTGGGCTAAAGTTTTCCAGGGCCTCAGCACTTCACTCCCATCAGCTTCATCACACGGATGTTTTCAGAGAAACGGAGAAGGAGGCTCAGACGGGCACCTCTCTGCTACCTCAACAGAAAACTctggaaagcaaaacaaaagacacTGAGCAGGAAGAAGTGAAATCAGAGAACGTGCTTCCCACCAGTATAACTGAAGAAGACTCACATGCAAATGAGACTGATGAAGAGTTGGAGAGTTATGAACCTGGGGACTTTAATGTACAGGTGATCAGTGCGAGTGAATCTGAGGACGAGCCTGTCCAAGACCTCAATCCTGATCTCGAGCTGCTGTGTGAATCAGATCAGGAAGTAAGAGACGATGGCAGCGCTGGAGTTTCCTCCGGTATCCCTGTTTCAAAACCAGGGCTGGATTTGAAAATTGTACAAATTGACTTTGGGGAAGCTGACGAGCCGTGTGCACTGGTAGCGAGGGAAGCCGAGAGTAAAACAACAGGAGAAAGATTTGATTGTCCAGAGTGTTACCGTTGGTTTTCTAGTGCTTCATCACTGCGTGTTCACAGAATGTGGCATGGCGTTCGTAAGAGGAAACAGCAGACTCAAGGTCAGTCAGTGGCAGCTCACACATGTGACACATCTGGACACGAAACCAGTAGCTATGCAGCACACTGCAGTGACATACAACAACACAAGAATCAAAACACTagcaatgatgatgatgaggcaGAGGGACTGGAGAAGAAAAATTTGACATGTAATGAGTGTGGTAAATGCTTCTCACGTTTATCTGCTTTAGTCTCCCATCAGCTGCATCATcccaaaagaaaacagtttcaaTGCCCACATTGCATGATGTGTTATTCGTATGCAGCCAGCCTGTTTAATCATATGAAAAACTGCTCCACACAGAAAAAGGAGAATATTTCAGCCACTAAGAAAGAATACAATCCAAAGAAAACCCTCCTAGGCCCAAAGATTTATCATTGCGAACAATGCGGGAAAGGTTTTTGGTCTCTAGGAGCTTACTCCCACCACAAGCAAAGTCAGACTCAGTGTGTAGATTTGAGGCTAAGAAAAGGGGTCACAGGGTCTTTGCACTCTGTTAATGGACACCCGCGCTTCAAGGTTGCATGTCCAGTGTGCGGTAGAAAGTTTCGTCACAAAGGAATTATGGCACTGCACATGCGAAAACACGAAAACGGGAATCACAAGTGTGAACTCTGCAACAGATCGTTCCGTCTCTTCTCCAGCCTCCTCAGACACCAGGTTGTGCATAATGACCAGTTACTCCCACCGCCCATTAAGTCTTTTCAGCATCAGGTGGAGCAACTGAAAAAGAACACTTACAGCTGTCCTGACTGCGGGAAGCTGTTTTCACGGGCAAAAGCACTTCAGTTTCACATGAAAAGCCATGGGTACGAGACTGGGCACTCGCCATCATCGCCAAGATCTGCTGTCACGCTTGAGGATCTGCAGTGTGCAACGTGCCTcgcacatttcagcaacaaggCCTCTTTGAGGGCTCATCAGAAACTTTGCATTAAAAGAGAACCCTCAGAAAATAATGATTCCCTGACATGGCACAAAGATAGTGTGGATGTCAGCAGACAGAAAAGCTCTGAGCAAATAACAGTACATACTGAAGTAAAGAGTGAAATAGACAGTGGGGAGCTAAAGATGGAAATTCAAACAGACGAAGGCAACTTAGAAAACCCAGGCACAACCAATTTGaaatacaaatgcaaaaagTGTGACAGAAGCTTTTCAGTAGTCGGAGCTTTAAATTTTCATAAAAGAATTCATGCTGAAGGTTACAAATCTGTAGAAAAAGCTAACTTGGGCATGCCCATAATGCTTAAGAAACCTAAGCAGGAAGAGCCGAGTAAAGGACTATTTCACTGTTCAGACTGTGGGAGGAGATTCATGTCCAACTCTGCCCTCGGCTCCCACAAAAGATggcacaaagaaaagaaattttCACGATCCTTGCTTAAAGATGATGATTTGAAATCCGTTAGCCACAAGACAGAGGACGGACCTTTTCAGTGCCACAAATGTGGCAAACAGTTTTTTAACCATCTTGTTCTCCAGCGCCACCAGACGTTTAATCCTCAGTGTCAAACCAAAACTGAGCCTGAGCCCGGTTCTGGCAAGAGTGTCGAGAGCAACAGCACACTGGAAAATTCAGAGTTTTCGTGTCCAGAATGTCACAAAACATTTGAGCAAGGCTCAATTCTGGCTGTCCACTATGAAAATGAACACAGTAACACTTTGACAGCTGGAGATCATCAAGGAGACGGGCTCGGCGTGGTTGAACAAGTCCCAGAACACGTTAAAGTCAACTTGAATGGGAGTAAGCCCGTGTCATCAACACTGATGCCAAAAGCTCACCAGTGTCCTTTCTGCTCTTTGGTCTTTGCTAAAGCAAGGGGTCTGCGTGCCCACAAATGGCAGGCCCACTCAAAGAGGACAAAAGGTAAAAAGCCGGATATTTTGAGAATGAAACCGGTGCCCATTGCCCCAAAGAGTGAAGTCAAACAGACGCACGACATCAGTACAGTGGCGATGAAAAATAGCCCTGTTGccagaggaaagaagaaaatcCCATCGGACCCCACACCACATGTGAACTCTGTCCTATGCCTTGACTGTGGGAAGCAGTGCAGTTCTCCCAACACCCTCCTTGACCATAAGAAGGAGTGCCCGGTGATAAAGCACGAGTCTAAACAGGTGATCCAAACTCCTGAAACCACGGCAGAGGTTTCCCCACCCCTCAGCCGCCTGTCTGAGCATACAGCCAAATGCCTCTTCAAGTGTGATAAGTGTGGGAAAGCTTTCCAAACAGAGGAACAACTGGGAAGCCATAAAACCAAGGCGAAAAGCCGACCTTATTGTTGCGCCCTGTGCTGCCACGGCTTTTGGACCGAGAACCAGCTGCAGCAACACCTCGCCTGGCACGATGAAGTCCGCTGTCGTCTCCCCAACGAGGTTCGCTACAGGCTCAGCGCTGCTATGACCTCAAAGCCTTTAAAACCCAACGTCCCCTCTGCTGACCCCACAGGGACGTCCTTTCCATCCCCAGACAGCAAGTCACAAAGTAGCCATAAGTGCCAGCATTGTGGCAAAGCCTTTCTCTCACCGACTGCGTTACAAAAACACGAAACTCAGCACTGTAACAACGACTCGTATCATTGCTCTATCTGCCCCAGGACCTTCAGTGAGATACAGGACCTTATCGATCATCATCAGGAATGTATCGGTGATTACAAAAGGCAGAGTGATGCCCCCGCTGCTGTCTCCTCAGGAGATACCAATGGCCTTACTTGCCTCGAATGTGGAACTACTTTTTGTCAAGAAACTGATTTGCACCAGCACTACATTGAACATGCCCGCAGAGTGTATTAA